Below is a genomic region from bacterium.
GCAATCGCAGGTCTTTTAAGAGTCAGGCTTTGCGGCGGGTTCGACCCGTCAGCGCGCCCCACACCAAAAGCAGGATGACGGCGCCCGCAAACGCGATCAGGATCTGGCCGAAGATGCCATAGCCGATCGAGATTTGAAGCAGACCCGCGAGCCAGCGACCGATGAAAGCGCCCAGGACCCCGATCACGATGTCCATCAGCCAGCCCTTGCCCTTGCCGGTCACCACCCTGCTGGCCAGGAACCCCGCGACCAGGCCGACCACGATCGTGACGAGGAGATTTTCCACCCGGTAATTAAAACCTGCTCGCCTGCCGTCCGCTCGCGCGCCGGCAACATGGAGTTGGGGTCAGGCGGCAGCCGGGAAGAGGGCCTAGATCGTCCTGTCCCCGAGTAGGCGAGACACTCGGCGGCTGAAGGACTGGGAAGAGGGCGTGCCGGTGTCGCTCGGAGGCCCACAAGCGATGTCGGTGGGGAAAAATCGCCCCTCTCCCCTGCGGGGAGAGGGTCAGGGTGAGGGGCGCGAGCTCGCTGCCGCCGCGGGCAGAGGTTTCTTGGGATTTACAGCCTTCTTTGCTTGACGCCCGA
It encodes:
- a CDS encoding GlsB/YeaQ/YmgE family stress response membrane protein; protein product: MENLLVTIVVGLVAGFLASRVVTGKGKGWLMDIVIGVLGAFIGRWLAGLLQISIGYGIFGQILIAFAGAVILLLVWGALTGRTRRKA